Proteins found in one Serratia plymuthica genomic segment:
- a CDS encoding glutathione S-transferase family protein — protein sequence MIIVHHLNNSRSQRILWFLEELGVPYQVQRYRRDPQTMLAPPELKKIHPLGKSPVIVDGDLILAESGAIIEYLQEAYDAQGLFIPTDHHARQQYRYWLHYAEGSLMPLQVMKLMFSRLGQPPIPWLLRPVAGAIGKGVQREYLDKQIATHRDYLEQHLSKSTWFVGNEFSAADIQMSFPLEVMAARGSLDGCPKLRGYLQRIHTRPAYQRALEQGGPYELLS from the coding sequence GTGATTATCGTGCACCATCTGAATAACTCACGCTCGCAGCGTATCTTGTGGTTTCTGGAAGAACTGGGTGTGCCTTATCAGGTGCAGCGTTACCGGCGCGATCCGCAAACCATGCTGGCACCGCCGGAGCTGAAAAAGATCCACCCGCTCGGTAAATCTCCGGTGATTGTCGATGGCGATCTGATCCTGGCGGAATCCGGCGCCATTATCGAATATCTGCAAGAAGCCTACGATGCGCAGGGGCTGTTTATCCCGACCGACCACCATGCTCGCCAGCAATATCGTTACTGGCTGCATTATGCGGAAGGATCGCTGATGCCGCTGCAGGTCATGAAGCTGATGTTCAGCCGCCTGGGACAACCGCCAATTCCCTGGTTGTTGCGCCCGGTGGCGGGGGCGATTGGCAAAGGGGTTCAGCGAGAGTATCTGGACAAACAGATCGCCACGCATCGCGACTATCTCGAGCAGCACCTGAGCAAAAGCACCTGGTTTGTCGGCAACGAATTCAGCGCGGCGGATATCCAGATGAGCTTTCCGCTGGAGGTGATGGCGGCGCGCGGCTCGCTGGACGGTTGCCCGAAGCTGCGTGGCTATCTGCAACGTATCCATACCCGGCCGGCCTACCAACGGGCGCTGGAGCAGGGCGGTCCTTATGAACTGCTGAGCTGA
- the maa gene encoding maltose O-acetyltransferase encodes MAMSEEKRKMIAGELYDAGDELLRSERKRARQLVHHYNHSSPDEGDLRKQWLTALLGQYQGGTIEPTFRCDYGYNIYLGKNFYANFDCVILDVCEVHIGDNCLLAPGVHIYTATHPLDAQTRVGGAEFGKPVNIGNNVWIGGRAVINPGVTLGDNVVVASGAVVTKDVPANCVVGGNPARVIKQL; translated from the coding sequence ATGGCGATGAGTGAAGAAAAACGCAAGATGATTGCCGGCGAACTCTACGATGCCGGTGACGAGCTGCTGCGCAGCGAACGCAAGCGTGCGCGCCAGCTGGTGCACCATTACAACCATTCATCCCCGGACGAGGGCGACCTGCGCAAACAGTGGCTGACGGCGCTGCTGGGCCAGTATCAGGGGGGAACCATCGAACCGACGTTCCGCTGCGATTACGGTTATAACATCTATCTGGGGAAGAATTTTTACGCCAATTTTGACTGCGTCATCCTGGACGTGTGCGAAGTGCATATTGGCGATAACTGCCTGTTGGCGCCGGGGGTGCATATTTACACCGCGACCCATCCGCTGGATGCGCAAACCCGCGTCGGCGGTGCGGAGTTCGGCAAACCGGTAAACATTGGCAATAACGTGTGGATCGGCGGCAGGGCAGTCATTAACCCCGGCGTCACTCTGGGCGATAACGTGGTGGTGGCGTCCGGGGCGGTCGTCACCAAAGACGTGCCGGCCAACTGCGTGGTCGGCGGCAATCCGGCGCGGGTGATTAAACAGCTATAG
- a CDS encoding VOC family protein yields MATQIFVNLPVGNLPASIEFFTQLGFGFNPQFTDDTAACMVVSDTIYVMLLTHDKFKMFTPNPIGDARKATEVLVCLSQPSRATVDSLVRKAIAAGGNTYNQPQDYGFMYGHGFQDLDGHIWELMYMDENVAQAQ; encoded by the coding sequence ATGGCTACGCAAATTTTTGTTAACCTGCCGGTGGGCAATCTACCTGCATCCATCGAGTTTTTTACCCAGCTGGGTTTCGGCTTTAATCCGCAGTTTACCGATGATACCGCCGCCTGCATGGTGGTCAGCGATACCATTTATGTGATGCTGCTGACACACGATAAATTCAAAATGTTCACCCCGAACCCGATTGGCGATGCCAGAAAAGCGACCGAAGTGCTGGTTTGCCTGTCGCAGCCCAGCCGGGCAACGGTGGACAGCCTGGTGCGCAAGGCGATAGCCGCCGGTGGCAATACCTATAATCAGCCGCAGGATTATGGCTTTATGTACGGTCACGGTTTCCAGGATTTGGATGGCCATATCTGGGAACTGATGTATATGGACGAAAACGTCGCACAGGCTCAGTAA
- the ssb1 gene encoding single-stranded DNA-binding protein SSB1 encodes MASRGVNKVILVGNLGQDPEVRYMPNGGAVANITLATSESWRDKATGEQKEKTEWHRVVLFGKLAEVAGEYLRKGSQVYIEGALQTRKWTDQAGVEKYTTEVVVNVGGTMQMLGGRQGGGAPAGGGQASGGQGGWGQPQQPQGGNQFSGGQQARPAQSNAPAAGGNEPPMDFDDDIPF; translated from the coding sequence ATGGCCAGCAGAGGCGTAAACAAAGTAATTCTGGTCGGGAATCTGGGCCAAGACCCGGAAGTCCGTTACATGCCGAATGGCGGCGCAGTGGCCAACATTACCCTGGCGACCTCCGAAAGCTGGCGTGACAAGGCGACTGGCGAGCAGAAAGAAAAAACCGAGTGGCACCGCGTTGTGTTGTTCGGCAAGCTGGCTGAAGTGGCGGGCGAATATCTGCGTAAAGGTTCCCAGGTGTATATCGAAGGTGCTCTGCAGACCCGTAAATGGACCGATCAGGCCGGCGTAGAAAAATACACCACCGAAGTTGTGGTTAACGTTGGCGGCACCATGCAGATGCTGGGCGGCCGTCAAGGCGGCGGCGCACCTGCAGGCGGTGGCCAGGCTTCCGGCGGCCAGGGCGGTTGGGGCCAGCCTCAGCAACCACAGGGCGGCAACCAGTTCAGCGGCGGCCAGCAGGCGCGCCCAGCGCAGAGCAACGCGCCGGCAGCCGGCGGCAACGAACCGCCAATGGACTTCGACGACGATATTCCTTTCTGA
- the uvrA gene encoding excinuclease ABC subunit UvrA — protein MDNIEVRGARTHNLKNINLIIPRDKLIVVTGLSGSGKSSLAFDTLYAEGQRRYVESLSAYARQFLSLMEKPDVDHIEGLSPAISIEQKSTSHNPRSTVGTITEIHDYLRLLFARVGEPRCPDHHVPLAAQTVSQMVDNVLSQPEGKRLMLLAPVVKDRKGEHTKTLENLATQGYIRARIDGEVCDLSDPPKLELQKKHTIEVVVDRFKVREDLAQRLAESFETALELSGGTAVVADMDDEKADELLFSANFACPICGYSMRELEPRLFSFNNPAGACPTCDGLGVQQFFDPERVVQNPELSLAGGAIRGWDRRNFYYFQMLRSLSEHYAFDVEAPFNSLDANVQKAVLSGSGKESIEFKYINDRGDTTVRRHPFEGVLHNMERRYKETESSAVREELAKFISNRPCASCHGTRLREEARNVFVEDTTLPEISDLSIGHAMTFFQNMKLSGQRAQIAEKVLKEIGDRLKFLVNVGLNYLSLSRSAETLSGGEAQRIRLASQIGAGLVGVMYVLDEPSIGLHQRDNERLLETLIHLRNLGNTVIVVEHDEDAIRAADHVIDIGPGAGVHGGQVVAEGTVEDIMAQPESLTGQFLSGKREIAIPEQRVPADPTKVLKLSGARGNNLKDVTLTLPVGLFTCITGVSGSGKSTLINDTLFPIAQRQLNGATIAEPAPFREVTGLEHFDKVIDIDQSPIGRTPRSNPATYTGIFTPVRELFAGVPESRSRGYNPGRFSFNVKGGRCEACQGDGVIKVEMHFLPDIYVPCDQCKGKRYNRETLEVKYKGKSIHEVLEMTIEEARDFFDVVPALARKLQTLMDVGLSYIRLGQSATTLSGGEAQRVKLARELSKRGTGQTLYILDEPTTGLHFADIQQLLAVLHQLRDQGNTIVVIEHNLDVIKTADWIVDLGPEGGSGGGEILVSGTPETVANCEASHTARFLKPLLK, from the coding sequence ATGGACAATATCGAAGTTCGTGGTGCTCGAACCCATAATCTCAAAAACATCAACCTGATTATCCCGCGTGACAAGCTGATCGTCGTCACCGGTTTGTCCGGTTCAGGCAAGTCCTCGCTGGCTTTTGATACGCTGTATGCCGAAGGGCAGCGCCGCTACGTCGAGTCGCTCTCCGCCTATGCACGCCAGTTTCTTTCGCTGATGGAAAAACCTGACGTCGACCATATTGAAGGTCTGTCGCCGGCGATTTCCATCGAGCAGAAATCCACCTCGCATAACCCGCGATCCACGGTCGGCACCATCACCGAGATCCACGATTACCTGCGCCTGCTGTTCGCCCGCGTCGGCGAACCGCGCTGCCCGGATCACCACGTGCCGCTGGCGGCGCAAACCGTCAGCCAGATGGTAGACAACGTGCTCAGCCAACCGGAAGGCAAACGCCTGATGCTGCTGGCGCCAGTGGTGAAAGACCGTAAGGGCGAGCACACCAAGACGCTGGAAAATCTGGCGACCCAGGGCTATATCCGGGCGCGTATCGACGGCGAAGTCTGTGACCTCTCGGATCCGCCGAAGCTGGAACTGCAGAAGAAGCACACCATTGAAGTCGTGGTCGATCGCTTCAAAGTGCGTGAAGATCTGGCGCAGCGCCTGGCGGAATCGTTCGAAACCGCGCTGGAGCTGTCCGGCGGCACGGCGGTAGTGGCCGACATGGACGACGAAAAAGCGGATGAGCTGCTGTTCTCCGCCAACTTTGCCTGCCCGATCTGCGGCTACAGCATGCGCGAGCTGGAACCGCGCCTGTTCTCGTTCAACAACCCGGCCGGCGCCTGCCCGACCTGCGACGGCCTGGGCGTGCAACAGTTCTTCGATCCGGAACGCGTGGTGCAGAACCCCGAGCTTTCGCTGGCCGGCGGTGCGATCCGCGGTTGGGATCGCCGCAACTTCTATTACTTCCAGATGCTGCGTTCGCTGTCGGAGCATTATGCGTTCGACGTCGAAGCGCCGTTCAACTCCCTGGATGCCAACGTGCAGAAAGCGGTGCTCAGCGGTTCCGGCAAAGAGTCGATCGAATTCAAATACATTAACGATCGCGGTGATACCACCGTGCGCCGCCACCCGTTCGAAGGCGTGCTGCACAACATGGAACGCCGCTATAAAGAGACGGAATCCAGCGCGGTGCGCGAAGAGCTGGCGAAGTTTATCAGCAACCGCCCTTGCGCCTCCTGTCACGGCACCCGCCTGCGCGAAGAAGCGCGCAACGTGTTTGTCGAAGATACCACGCTGCCGGAAATCTCCGATCTGAGCATCGGCCACGCCATGACCTTCTTCCAGAACATGAAGCTCAGCGGCCAGCGCGCCCAGATCGCCGAAAAAGTCCTGAAAGAGATTGGCGACCGCTTGAAATTCCTGGTGAACGTCGGGCTTAACTACCTGTCGCTGTCGCGCTCGGCGGAAACCCTGTCCGGCGGCGAGGCGCAGCGTATTCGCCTGGCCAGCCAGATCGGCGCCGGCCTGGTGGGCGTCATGTACGTTCTCGATGAGCCGTCGATCGGCCTGCATCAGCGTGACAACGAACGCCTGCTGGAAACCCTGATCCACCTGCGTAACCTGGGCAACACGGTGATCGTGGTGGAGCATGACGAAGACGCCATCCGCGCCGCCGATCACGTGATCGACATCGGCCCCGGCGCCGGCGTGCATGGCGGCCAGGTGGTGGCGGAAGGCACCGTCGAAGACATCATGGCGCAGCCCGAATCGCTGACCGGCCAGTTCCTCAGCGGCAAACGCGAGATTGCCATCCCTGAGCAGCGCGTGCCGGCCGATCCGACCAAGGTGCTGAAGCTGAGCGGCGCACGCGGCAACAACCTGAAAGACGTGACGCTGACGCTGCCAGTGGGGCTGTTTACCTGCATCACCGGGGTCTCCGGTTCAGGCAAATCCACGCTGATCAACGACACGCTGTTCCCGATCGCCCAACGCCAGCTCAACGGCGCCACCATTGCCGAACCTGCTCCGTTCCGCGAAGTGACCGGCCTCGAACATTTCGACAAAGTGATCGACATCGATCAAAGCCCGATCGGCCGCACTCCGCGCTCCAACCCGGCCACCTACACCGGCATCTTCACCCCGGTGCGCGAACTGTTCGCCGGCGTGCCGGAGTCGCGCAGCCGCGGCTATAACCCGGGCCGCTTCAGTTTCAACGTCAAGGGCGGGCGCTGCGAAGCCTGTCAGGGCGACGGCGTGATCAAGGTGGAAATGCACTTCCTGCCGGATATCTACGTGCCTTGCGACCAGTGCAAAGGCAAGCGCTATAACCGTGAGACGCTGGAAGTGAAGTACAAAGGCAAGAGCATCCACGAAGTGCTGGAGATGACCATCGAAGAAGCGCGCGATTTCTTCGATGTGGTGCCGGCGCTGGCGCGCAAGCTGCAAACGCTGATGGACGTCGGCCTGTCCTACATTCGCCTCGGCCAGTCGGCGACCACGCTGTCCGGCGGTGAGGCGCAACGCGTCAAGCTGGCGCGCGAGCTGTCTAAACGCGGCACCGGCCAGACGCTGTATATCCTTGATGAGCCGACCACAGGTCTGCACTTCGCCGATATCCAGCAACTGCTGGCAGTGCTGCATCAGTTGCGCGATCAGGGCAACACTATCGTGGTGATTGAGCACAACCTGGACGTGATTAAAACGGCGGACTGGATTGTCGACCTGGGGCCGGAAGGCGGCAGCGGCGGCGGTGAGATCCTGGTCTCCGGCACGCCGGAAACCGTGGCCAACTGCGAAGCTTCGCATACCGCACGCTTCCTCAAGCCGTTACTGAAATGA
- a CDS encoding MmcQ/YjbR family DNA-binding protein, translating to MNNTALLEYCMAKPGAEQSDQNQWQASQIKVGDVMFAMVCEVQGRPALAVKSSPELAESLREHHPEIVACAGMNKAHWNTVFLDGNLPNSQFYTLIDSSYQLVLEGLPDHVRQELRA from the coding sequence ATGAATAACACAGCACTGCTGGAATACTGCATGGCGAAGCCGGGCGCTGAACAAAGCGACCAGAACCAGTGGCAGGCCAGCCAGATCAAGGTCGGCGACGTGATGTTCGCCATGGTGTGCGAGGTGCAGGGGCGGCCGGCGCTGGCGGTGAAATCAAGCCCGGAGCTGGCGGAAAGCCTGCGCGAGCATCACCCGGAGATCGTCGCCTGCGCCGGCATGAACAAGGCGCACTGGAATACGGTGTTTCTCGACGGCAACTTGCCGAACTCGCAATTTTATACCCTGATCGACAGTTCATATCAGCTGGTGCTGGAAGGGTTACCCGACCACGTGCGGCAGGAGCTGCGCGCTTAA
- a CDS encoding 3-oxoacyl-ACP reductase family protein codes for MSATLSLQGKVAFVQGGSRGIGAAIVKRLARDGAAVAFTYVASADRADAVVNEITAAGGKAIAIKADSADAAAVQQAIRQAVNSFGNLDILVNNAGVFTLGSTEELALEDLDRMLAVNVRSVFVASQEAARHMNDGGRIVHIGSTNAERVPFGGAAVYAMSKSALVGLTKGMARDLGPRGITVNNVQPGPVDTEMNPDDGDFAAQLKQLMAIGRYGKDEEIASFVAYLAGPQAGYITGASLSIDGGFSA; via the coding sequence ATGTCAGCAACCCTCTCTCTGCAAGGCAAAGTCGCATTCGTTCAGGGCGGCTCACGCGGTATCGGTGCCGCCATCGTCAAACGTCTGGCGCGTGATGGCGCAGCGGTGGCATTCACTTACGTAGCTTCCGCCGACCGGGCCGATGCCGTGGTGAATGAAATCACCGCCGCCGGCGGCAAGGCTATCGCCATCAAAGCCGACAGCGCCGACGCTGCAGCAGTACAGCAAGCGATACGCCAGGCGGTGAACAGCTTCGGCAATCTGGATATTCTGGTGAACAACGCCGGGGTGTTTACGTTGGGCAGCACCGAAGAACTGGCGCTGGAAGATCTGGACCGTATGTTGGCGGTGAACGTACGCAGCGTCTTTGTTGCCAGCCAGGAAGCTGCGCGCCATATGAACGACGGTGGCCGCATCGTTCATATCGGCAGCACCAACGCCGAGCGCGTGCCTTTTGGCGGCGCCGCAGTTTACGCGATGAGCAAATCCGCGCTGGTCGGCCTGACCAAGGGCATGGCGCGCGATCTCGGCCCGCGCGGCATCACCGTCAACAACGTGCAGCCCGGCCCGGTGGATACCGAGATGAACCCGGACGACGGTGACTTCGCCGCGCAGTTGAAACAGCTGATGGCCATCGGCCGCTACGGTAAGGATGAAGAGATCGCCAGCTTTGTCGCCTATCTGGCCGGCCCGCAAGCGGGCTACATCACCGGCGCCAGTCTGAGCATCGACGGCGGCTTCTCGGCTTAA
- a CDS encoding amino acid aminotransferase — translation MFQNVDAYAGDPILSLMEKFKKDTRAHKVNLSIGLYYDERGIIPQMKAVAAAEAQLNSVDQGASVYLPMEGLLPYRTAIQHLLFGAEHPMLQQGRIATIQTVGGSGALKVGADFLKSYFPDSQVWVSDPTWENHIAIFGGAGFKVNTYPYFDGESLGVKFDAMLSALKQLPKHSIALLHPCCHNPTGSDLTNAQWDEVVKVIAERELIPFLDIAYQGFGGGITEDAYAIRTIAAAGLPCLVSNSFSKIFSLYGERVGGLSVVCESEEAAGRVLGQLKATVRRNYSSPPNFGAQVVAKVLNDTQLKAQWLAEVETMRTRILEMRKTLVEALKIALPQRNFDYLLQQRGMFSYTGFSAAQVDRLREEFGVYLIHSGRVCMAGLNHNNVHQVAEAFAAVQ, via the coding sequence GTGTTCCAGAACGTTGATGCCTATGCAGGCGATCCTATCCTGTCGCTGATGGAAAAATTCAAAAAAGACACACGTGCGCACAAGGTTAACCTGAGTATCGGCCTTTACTATGACGAGCGGGGCATTATCCCGCAGATGAAGGCGGTTGCCGCAGCGGAAGCGCAGTTGAACAGCGTGGATCAGGGGGCGTCGGTGTATCTGCCGATGGAAGGTCTGCTGCCTTACCGTACCGCCATTCAGCACCTGCTGTTCGGTGCCGAGCACCCGATGCTACAGCAGGGGCGCATCGCCACCATTCAGACCGTAGGCGGTTCCGGCGCGCTGAAAGTGGGTGCCGACTTCCTGAAAAGCTACTTCCCGGATTCGCAGGTGTGGGTCAGCGATCCTACCTGGGAAAACCATATTGCCATCTTCGGCGGCGCCGGTTTCAAAGTGAACACCTATCCGTACTTTGATGGCGAAAGCCTGGGCGTGAAGTTTGACGCCATGTTGAGCGCGTTGAAACAGCTGCCGAAACACAGCATCGCGCTGCTGCATCCGTGCTGCCACAACCCGACAGGCTCTGACCTGACCAATGCCCAATGGGATGAAGTGGTCAAGGTGATCGCCGAGCGTGAGCTGATCCCGTTCCTCGACATCGCCTATCAGGGGTTTGGCGGCGGTATCACCGAAGATGCTTACGCTATCCGCACTATCGCCGCCGCCGGTCTGCCGTGCCTGGTGAGCAATTCGTTCTCGAAAATCTTCTCGCTGTATGGCGAACGCGTCGGCGGCCTTTCGGTAGTGTGCGAAAGCGAAGAAGCGGCCGGGCGCGTGCTGGGGCAATTGAAGGCCACCGTGCGCCGCAACTACTCCAGCCCGCCGAACTTCGGTGCGCAGGTGGTGGCGAAGGTGCTGAACGATACGCAGTTGAAGGCCCAGTGGCTGGCGGAAGTGGAAACCATGCGCACCCGCATCCTTGAGATGCGCAAAACGCTGGTAGAGGCGCTGAAAATCGCGTTGCCGCAGCGTAACTTCGATTACCTGTTGCAGCAGCGCGGCATGTTCAGCTACACCGGCTTCAGCGCGGCGCAGGTTGATCGCCTGCGTGAAGAGTTCGGCGTGTACCTGATCCACAGCGGGCGCGTTTGCATGGCCGGTCTGAACCACAACAACGTGCATCAGGTGGCCGAGGCGTTTGCCGCAGTGCAGTAA
- a CDS encoding secondary thiamine-phosphate synthase enzyme YjbQ: MWHQQTLILSAKARGFHLVTEEITDQLTHLHRLQTGLLHLLLQHTSASLTLNENCDPTVRADMEQHFLRQVPENAPYQHDYEGLDDMPAHIKSSLLGASLTLPVSHGRLMLGTWQGIWLGEHRIHGGSRRIVATLQGE, translated from the coding sequence ATGTGGCATCAGCAAACGCTTATCCTCAGCGCAAAAGCGCGTGGTTTTCATCTGGTTACCGAAGAGATTACCGACCAGTTAACCCACTTACACCGCCTGCAAACCGGCCTGCTGCATCTGTTGTTGCAGCATACCTCGGCCTCGCTGACGCTCAACGAGAACTGCGATCCCACGGTGCGAGCCGACATGGAGCAGCATTTCCTGCGTCAGGTACCCGAGAACGCACCCTATCAGCATGACTACGAAGGGCTGGACGACATGCCGGCACACATCAAATCCTCGCTGTTGGGCGCATCTTTAACGCTGCCTGTGAGTCACGGGCGGCTGATGTTGGGCACATGGCAGGGGATTTGGCTGGGGGAGCACCGCATCCACGGCGGTTCACGCCGTATTGTGGCCACTTTACAGGGGGAGTAA
- the bhsA gene encoding multiple stress resistance protein BhsA — MKNIKIFATALLLTTASFATVAADQPSSQPAPDAQKIGVISVAGASNLSALETELANKAAALGASSYRIISAGGQNKLHGTAEIFN, encoded by the coding sequence ATGAAGAACATCAAAATTTTTGCTACCGCTCTGCTGCTGACTACCGCTTCTTTCGCCACCGTTGCCGCTGACCAGCCTTCCAGCCAACCTGCCCCCGACGCTCAGAAAATCGGTGTCATCTCCGTTGCCGGCGCTTCTAACCTGAGCGCACTGGAAACCGAACTGGCTAACAAGGCCGCTGCATTAGGCGCCAGCTCTTACCGCATCATCTCCGCCGGTGGCCAGAACAAACTGCACGGCACCGCTGAAATCTTCAACTGA
- a CDS encoding NAD(P)-dependent alcohol dehydrogenase, producing the protein MNITHAYAAHDAKSALVPFDYTPRALRDHDVQIEVLFCGVCHSDLHQARNEWNNSIFPVVPGHEIVGRVTAVGNHVSRHQVGDLVGVGCMVDSCRSCPSCDEGLEQYCENGFTGTYNGQDRQTGAITYGGYSTAMVVDQDFVLRVPANLDPAGVAPLLCAGITTYSPLRQWGAGPGKKVGIVGLGGLGHMGVKLARAMGAHVVLFTTSASKVEDAKRLGAHEVVISRNPEEMAQHTNSFDFILNTVAAQHDLNPFLNLLRRDGTLTLVGAPEHDHPSPQVFNLIMKRRRLAGSLIGGIAETQEMLDFCGQHGITSDIELIPMQQINEAYERMLKSDVKYRFVVDINSLRA; encoded by the coding sequence ATGAACATTACGCATGCCTATGCCGCGCATGACGCGAAGTCAGCGCTCGTTCCTTTCGATTACACACCGCGCGCCCTGCGCGACCACGATGTGCAAATCGAGGTTCTGTTCTGTGGCGTCTGCCATTCGGATCTGCACCAGGCCCGCAACGAATGGAACAACTCGATTTTCCCGGTAGTGCCCGGCCATGAAATTGTTGGCCGCGTGACCGCCGTCGGCAACCACGTATCCCGCCATCAGGTCGGCGATCTGGTCGGCGTCGGCTGCATGGTCGATTCCTGTCGCAGCTGCCCGAGCTGTGACGAAGGGCTGGAGCAATACTGTGAAAACGGTTTTACCGGCACCTATAACGGCCAGGATCGGCAAACCGGCGCCATCACCTACGGCGGCTACTCAACCGCGATGGTGGTGGATCAGGACTTTGTGCTGCGGGTACCGGCAAACCTCGATCCGGCCGGCGTCGCGCCGCTGCTTTGCGCCGGCATCACCACCTATTCGCCGTTGCGCCAATGGGGGGCCGGGCCGGGCAAGAAAGTCGGTATCGTCGGCCTCGGCGGCTTGGGGCATATGGGGGTCAAGCTGGCGCGGGCAATGGGCGCTCATGTGGTGCTGTTCACCACGTCGGCTTCCAAAGTTGAAGACGCCAAACGCCTCGGCGCCCATGAAGTGGTGATCTCGCGCAACCCGGAAGAAATGGCGCAGCACACCAACAGCTTCGATTTTATTCTCAACACGGTAGCGGCTCAGCACGATCTGAACCCGTTCCTCAACCTGCTGCGGCGTGATGGCACCTTGACGCTGGTCGGCGCGCCGGAACACGATCACCCGTCACCGCAGGTGTTTAACCTGATCATGAAACGCCGCCGCCTTGCCGGTTCGCTGATCGGCGGCATTGCAGAAACCCAGGAGATGCTGGATTTCTGCGGCCAGCACGGCATTACTTCGGATATCGAACTGATCCCGATGCAGCAAATCAACGAAGCCTATGAGCGCATGCTGAAAAGCGACGTGAAATACCGTTTCGTGGTGGATATCAACTCTCTGCGAGCATAA
- a CDS encoding LysR family transcriptional regulator — protein sequence MLGYLECFVSSAENGSFSAAGRKLGISSAAVGKNVTRLETLLGVRLFQRNTRKLTLTEEGERFLQEVSGGLQSIQCAMKGVSSSGGIAAGTLKVSMGTAFGLHFVMPLLPAFLSRYPSIVPDWHFDNRKVDMIGEHFDAAIGGGIELAQGMIARELAPAHGILVASPDYLRRHPPLEQPEQLANHAGIFIRSPQTGRIRNLPLRNADNEQRAPLMTISMTVNEPEAAARAAEMGLGIALISMPNALPYLESGRLVRVLPVWYVDRGSVYLYFPTAKFLPSKTRVFVDYITEQFHLQKLAARFDAR from the coding sequence ATGCTCGGCTATCTGGAATGTTTTGTCAGCAGCGCGGAAAACGGCAGTTTTTCCGCTGCGGGCCGCAAGCTGGGCATCAGCTCTGCGGCGGTGGGGAAGAATGTCACCAGATTGGAGACGCTGCTGGGAGTACGGCTGTTCCAGCGCAACACGCGCAAGCTGACGCTGACCGAAGAAGGGGAGCGTTTTCTGCAGGAAGTGAGCGGCGGTTTGCAGTCGATCCAGTGCGCGATGAAAGGGGTGAGCAGCAGTGGCGGCATAGCGGCAGGTACGTTAAAGGTCAGCATGGGCACCGCTTTCGGCCTGCATTTTGTGATGCCTCTGTTGCCGGCATTTTTGTCTCGTTACCCGTCGATCGTGCCAGACTGGCATTTTGACAATCGCAAAGTGGATATGATTGGCGAACATTTCGACGCCGCAATCGGCGGCGGCATTGAACTGGCGCAGGGGATGATTGCGCGTGAATTGGCGCCGGCCCACGGGATATTGGTGGCCTCGCCGGACTATCTGCGGCGTCATCCGCCTTTGGAGCAGCCGGAACAGCTGGCGAACCATGCGGGTATTTTTATCCGCTCGCCGCAAACCGGGCGCATCCGCAACCTGCCGTTACGTAATGCGGATAACGAACAGAGGGCGCCATTGATGACCATCAGCATGACGGTGAATGAGCCGGAGGCGGCGGCGCGAGCGGCGGAAATGGGGCTGGGCATTGCATTGATCTCCATGCCAAATGCCTTGCCTTATCTGGAAAGCGGCCGCCTGGTGCGGGTATTGCCCGTCTGGTATGTCGATCGCGGCAGCGTCTATCTTTACTTTCCCACCGCCAAGTTTTTGCCGAGTAAAACCCGGGTGTTTGTCGACTACATCACCGAGCAATTTCACCTGCAGAAGCTGGCGGCGCGTTTTGATGCGCGTTGA